The Mytilus edulis chromosome 12, xbMytEdul2.2, whole genome shotgun sequence genome contains a region encoding:
- the LOC139497289 gene encoding collectin-12-like isoform X1, whose translation MEGADGPPGANGSKGKQGETGPPGPSGIIGLTGPLGPSGPTGPSGSSGETGTTGPKGAKGYSGDTGDQGNTGPRGESGQTGPPGSTGPKGDTGPPGPSAQCVPCPDGYSLLDNQTVSSNCYYYSETIVDTWESAQANCSNTDGAYLWRPNSEAEAEAVRDKLTIQLVTTNVWTGANDLDKNNTFEFVTDGGLFSFTAVPFGRATASAAQPGLCVAIGNFFGWNWVQTDCDASRTFVCEVPTTCPVSV comes from the exons ATGGAAGGAGCAGATGGACCACCTGGTGCTAATGGTTCAAAGGGAAAACAAGGAGAAACAGGACCTCCTGGACCCTCTGGAATCATTGGACTAACTGGGCCACTTGGGCCATCTGGTCCGACAGGACCATCTGGGTCATCAGGAGAAACGGGAACCACTGGACCAAAGGGAGCAAAGGGATATTCTGGTGATACAGGGGATCAAGGAAACACAGGACCTCGTGGGGAATCTGGACAAACAGGGCCACCTGGATCCACTGGTCCTAAAGGAGATACTGGTCCTCCAGGACCTTCGG CCCAATGTGTTCCATGCCCGGACGGATATTCTTTGTTAGATAACCAAACTGTTAGTTCTAATTGTTACTACTACAGTGAAACTATAGTAGACACGTGGGAAAGTGCACAG GCCAATTGTTCCAATACAGACGGAGCCTACCTTTGGAGGCCAAATAGCGAAGCAGAAGCTGAAGCTGTCAGAGATAAGCTTACTATTC AGCTGGTAACAACGAATGTCTGGACGGGTGCAAATGATCTGGACAAAAACAACACTTTTGAATTTGTCACAGACGGTGGTCTATTTTCATTCACTGCTGTTCCATTTGGAAGAG CTACAGCTTCAGCTGCACAACCCGGTTTATGTGTCGCTATTGGAAACTTCTTTGGCTGGAACTGGGTTCAAACAGATTGTGATGCCAGCCGTACGTTTGTTTGCGAAGTACCTACG ACCTGTCCAGTATCAGTTTGA
- the LOC139497289 gene encoding collectin-12-like isoform X2 — MEGADGPPGANGSKGKQGETGPPGPSGIIGLTGPLGPSGPTGPSGSSGETGTTGPKGAKGYSGDTGDQGNTGPRGESGQTGPPGSTGPKGDTGPPGPSAQCVPCPDGYSLLDNQTVSSNCYYYSETIVDTWESAQANCSNTDGAYLWRPNSEAEAEAVRDKLTIQLVTTNVWTGANDLDKNNTFEFVTDGGLFSFTAVPFGRASAAQPGLCVAIGNFFGWNWVQTDCDASRTFVCEVPTTCPVSV, encoded by the exons ATGGAAGGAGCAGATGGACCACCTGGTGCTAATGGTTCAAAGGGAAAACAAGGAGAAACAGGACCTCCTGGACCCTCTGGAATCATTGGACTAACTGGGCCACTTGGGCCATCTGGTCCGACAGGACCATCTGGGTCATCAGGAGAAACGGGAACCACTGGACCAAAGGGAGCAAAGGGATATTCTGGTGATACAGGGGATCAAGGAAACACAGGACCTCGTGGGGAATCTGGACAAACAGGGCCACCTGGATCCACTGGTCCTAAAGGAGATACTGGTCCTCCAGGACCTTCGG CCCAATGTGTTCCATGCCCGGACGGATATTCTTTGTTAGATAACCAAACTGTTAGTTCTAATTGTTACTACTACAGTGAAACTATAGTAGACACGTGGGAAAGTGCACAG GCCAATTGTTCCAATACAGACGGAGCCTACCTTTGGAGGCCAAATAGCGAAGCAGAAGCTGAAGCTGTCAGAGATAAGCTTACTATTC AGCTGGTAACAACGAATGTCTGGACGGGTGCAAATGATCTGGACAAAAACAACACTTTTGAATTTGTCACAGACGGTGGTCTATTTTCATTCACTGCTGTTCCATTTGGAAGAG CTTCAGCTGCACAACCCGGTTTATGTGTCGCTATTGGAAACTTCTTTGGCTGGAACTGGGTTCAAACAGATTGTGATGCCAGCCGTACGTTTGTTTGCGAAGTACCTACG ACCTGTCCAGTATCAGTTTGA